The proteins below come from a single Lodderomyces elongisporus chromosome 3, complete sequence genomic window:
- a CDS encoding uncharacterized protein (BUSCO:EOG092624SJ): MGFISSLSDAFLNYYYYYYCTSNYAIRTSDDNSSTSSISLFDTSFLTFQAVLEVVIICFAGFIAAKSGLLNTQGQKLLSSLNVELFTPCLIFSKLASSLSISKLIDIIIIPIFFAISTLASYFCSRLTSWLLQLNDPETDFVTAMGVFGNSNSLPVSLTLSLAYTLPGLLWDDIPDDTSDKVAGRGILYLLIFQQLGQILRWSWGFNRLLRKRSTAELNTYYTKNGVIVHTEQSRLLDGEQALYIGEAEEASNEVDASSSSSSLSSSSSLSAPVTTTRATSLQSGGNIESESDNELDSHDNSETKSNDIHRNVTMFVQSIPQLPGIKQFLAFMNPPLYAMLISVIVASTPLQQVFFDTTGNNGNGSFIHNTFTNAITNLGSVSIPLILIVLGSNLYPSQDIPAASKHYNRMLIGSLVSRMILPPIILLPIIAMCVKYINTSILDDPIFLIVAFVLTVSPPAIQLSQISQLNGIYQKEMAGVLFWGYVILTLPTTIFIVVFSLKVLDWSQS, encoded by the coding sequence ATGGGTTTTATCTCTTCATTATCAGATGCCTTTTTaaactactactattactactactgcaCAAGCAACTACGCCATTAGAACTAGTGATGACAACAGTTCCACTAGTTCAATCTCATTGTTTGACACCTCGTTTCTTACCTTTCAAGCGGTACTAGAAGTTGTCATAATATGTTTTGCAGGGTTCATAGCTGCCAAATCTGGCTTGTTAAACACACAAGGCCAGAAACTATTGAGTTCGCTAAATGTTGAATTATTCACGCCGTGTCTTATATTCTCCAAACTAGCAAGCTCACTTAGTATATCAAAATTAATCGACATTATTATCATTCCGATATTCTTTGCCATTTCGACTTTGGCATCATACTTTTGTTCAAGATTAACGTCATGGTTACTACAATTGAATGACCCGGAAACTGACTTTGTTACAGCAATGGGTGTATTTGGTAACTCAAACTCACTTCCAGTATCATTGACTTTGAGCTTGGCCTATACATTGCCTGGTCTTTTATGGGATGACATACCTGACGACACAAGCGATAAAGTTGCTGGTAGAGGTATATTGTACTTGTTGATTTTCCAACAATTGGGCCAGATCTTGAGATGGTCATGGGGTTTCAACAGACTTTTAAGGAAAAGATCAACTGCAGAGTTGAATACATACTATACAAAGAATGGAGTCATTGTGCATACCGAACAATCAAGGTTATTGGACGGAGAGCAAGCATTGTACATTGGCGAAGCTGAAGAAGCTTCAAACGAAGTTGAcgcatcgtcatcatcatcatctttgtcatcatcatcatcgttaTCAGCACCAGTTACTACAACAAGAGCAACTAGTTTGCAAAGTGGCGGAAACATTGAAAGCGAACTGGATAACGAATTGGATTCACATGATAATAGTGAGACAAAGAGCAATGATATTCATCGCAACGTGACTATGTTTGTTCAGAGCATTCCACAACTTCCCGGAATCAAACAGTTTCTTGCATTTATGAATCCACCATTGTATGCCATGCTAATCAGTGTCATTGTTGCTTCAACCCCATTGCAGCAAGTATTTTTTGATACTACTGGCAACAATGGTAATGGTTCTTTTATCCACAATACTTTTACCAATGCCATCACTAATCTAGGTTCAGTATCGATCCCACTTATATTGATTGTCCTTGGCTCAAACTTGTATCCATCACAAGATATACCCGCAGCTTCGAAACATTATAATCGAATGCTTATAGGTTCATTAGTTTCAAGAATGATTCTTCCGCCTATCATTCTATTACCAATCATTGCCATGTGTGTCAAGTATATCAATACTTCGATATTGGATGATCCAATCTTTTTGATTGTGGCATTTGTCTTGACAGTGAGTCCACCAGCAATCCAATTGAGTCAGATCTCGCAATTGAATGGAATATATCAGAAAGAAATGGCAGGCGTGTTATTCTGGGGGTATGTCATTTTGACGTTGCCCACAACAATTTTCATTGTTGTGTTTTCGTTAAAGGTCTTGGACTGGTCACAACTGTGA
- the ASF1 gene encoding Histone chaperone asf1 (BUSCO:EOG09264COX), whose translation MSIVSLTGIEVLNNPAKFSDPYEFQITFECLEPLKEDLEWKLTYVGSSDSLDHDQELDSILVGPIPVGVNSFLFKADAPSPELIPASELVSVTVIILSCSYNDREFVRVGYYVNNEYDTEELRENPPAKVQVDHVVRNILAEKPRVTRFNIVWDNESNADDYPPEQPEGEEEEEEEEEEEEEEEEEEEEEEEDDDEEEEVDEEEAGDKDEDIDIDIEEEEYLDNIDEANETSTLNDKEVEPVGDGELNGGSEKMDIKEETEEVGTPKDS comes from the coding sequence ATGTCAATAGTTTCGCTAACAGGTATTGAAGTGCTAAACAACCCAGCTAAATTCAGTGACCCATATGAATTTCAGATCACATTTGAATGTCTAGAACCTCTCAAGGAGGATCTCGAATGGAAATTGACTTATGTTGGTTCATCCGACTCACTCGATCACGACCAGGAGCTTGATTCCATCCTTGTCGGTCCTATCCCAGTTGGTGTCAATTCATTCTTATTCAAAGCAGATGCACCAAGTCCCGAACTTATACCTGCAAGCGAGTTGGTTAGTGTCACCGTGATAATATTGAGTTGCTCATACAATGATAGAGAGTTTGTTCGAGTCGGATATTATGTGAATAATGAGTACGATACGGAAGAGTTGAGAGAGAATCCCCCTGCCAAAGTTCAAGTGGATCATGTGGTGAGGAATATTTTGGCTGAAAAACCAAGAGTTACGAGGTTTAATATTGTATGGGATAACGAACTGAACGCTGACGACTACCCACCTGAGCAACCTGAAggcgaagaagaagaagaggaagaagaggaagaagaggaagaagaggaagaagaggaagaggaggaggaggaggatgacgatgaagaagaagaagttgatGAGGAGGAAGCAGGGgataaagatgaagatatTGATATCGATatagaggaggaggaataTTTGGACAATATTGATGAAGCGAATGAGACTTCGACACTAAATGATAAGGAAGTGGAGCCAGTAGGAGATGGGGAATTAAATGGTGGAAGTGAGAAGATGGATATAAAGGAAGAAACGGAGGAAGTTGGCACTCCAAAAGATAGCTAG
- a CDS encoding uncharacterized protein (BUSCO:EOG09260FPA) — MKKSVPSSPSKDGTQHSMRKTPSTRSLQSLQPIQPLSQLHQSPHYNNYNNNNNDNNNNYKNNNNTNNGTFSNPISTRPSSRLNSPQTSQASFTPHHFQHAQSTQHSHTFHYEPDRERSTTLSSLDIPFHSVEREHRERSKSKVCNHDDTANGTTSDTGTGVGAGAGAGAGAASSTATNTGIGHSTTSNNVSSAERAERAANRTYSAPQQPSRPKISRNRSATLPAFTHFEPIRMNDTMHTLAITDDDQHQHQHQHLHMHPQTHQPLHSPKIRSQSSLKALAFNHPESPTWLLSDLISNLSSLKDRDERYIVQISNDLVHLFQTYPKLEDEVQIRTVLPRISFMLYHPVSEVRSSCYRILRHLIVSYESLIILLQSKILIFIIVSMSNDQSGQTLIEMEQALKLVRKFLTINKGADLLSVGVVKALIAIVQCNDPDDHKGSTITSNYAVRVDTIPEGFKNACLETICEIALVKPELVFHGGGFKLIIDSVIDSSFEVSSTCLLIVLRLLNFQNSRKFLRNGFDLDSLIAIFSTDESSDTKKSSHFSAKIRKASTFKLQKVSFLISGLLKDFNGLMAFSINNFTSINNLLLNLNKRNYRVQNSILDIILDALRIQVFPWLQSGPIGDFVSRFNDLKQSQSQNEKRNQKPHKQMVGNEQHYFPFKYGNKCEPFIAGIVNHYQGLLAYIFIINGVFDHLLKIIDDEEADEALKKKAILLLCELYTMANTLIPFDLVKSQLQSPNLASHAFLFATETKMGDTLKDLNLSTKHQLKDINAKAHFNPNDDELKSMIARSKILIVKDFQEWNWNILQQIIEGPLTNPKKFDEILEKTPKVLKRLMSFYRPFKYRFSNVSAKSSRLEKYISVGCLFFKTLMSTGVGLKYLSMSKFLPQMSEILAQIDPYSGIYANDAILGKRRVENTASLNYLQFLGVLSSTVEGVNILASWQIFTSFYNIISSTATSESNNLIVINLFKYVSFDVEESQFKKLLQMSLTVSNLRLRQYLSKHVLPKLFHTNDFESFCIEMSVNSLYDSNSEIVSRSIAQLYKYYESIGFDTIGDFATYRPPVHILANDELGADLLIKCLSTTRGLVYLSKRGFITFELGKWMQIKNFRYARKLDYLIRQQFFPFIDARTVDLLSYNEYDSNENLSLQFFENLLTTQEGLNFLLEGSGKNFIDRLISSTEIIFNQINLDDEFQDIDNQDEIHSELLYTLKQNLWIIGQISSARFGIQLFTSLVNSGTNFNSQSSSDSSPVLSSGSIIDIIIANFHCCPLWEIRGLCFYVIGQISKNIEGAKLLKHAGWVSMQDEYGQRLGLAFPKPSLDDIGIEPGIDKANLFNVEIVNPYRDTRYYYIFNSLLEKNTEEVLSPVQLKVINHLQELNAILSKIELKSLRELTKLKKSEQSMEIFDDINLFLEVVRTIDKGNFSFHKRVFIFKLFTEKTKVMENILKKERRNSIRAQV, encoded by the coding sequence ATGAAGAAATCCGtaccatcatcaccatcaaaaGATGGTACTCAACATCTGATGCGAAAAACACCATCCACCAGATCACTCCAATCACTACAACCAATACAACCATTAAGTCAACTCCATCAATCACCacactacaacaactacaacaacaacaacaatgacaacaacaacaattacaaaaataataacaataccaataaCGGCACATTCTCAAACCCAATTTCTACTCGACCGTCACTGAGATTGAACTCGCCACAAACATCACAAGCATCTTTCACACCCCATCACTTTCAACATGCACAAAGCACACAGCATAGCCACACCTTCCATTACGAGCCAGATCGCGAGCGAAGTACTACATTATCCTCGCTAGATATCCCGTTCCATTCGGTCGAACGAGAACATAGAGAACGATCAAAAAGTAAAGTCTGCAATCATGATGATACCGCTAATGGTACTACCAGCGATACTGGCActggtgttggtgctggtgctggtgctggtgctggtgctgcaAGCAGTACTGCCACCAATACTGGAATTGGACATTCTACGACCTCGAATAACGTCTCATCAGCTGAACGTGCTGAACGTGCAGCAAACAGAACATATTCAGCACCTCAACAGCCCTCAAGACCAAAGATATCGAGAAATAGAAGTGCTACCTTACCTGCATTTACACATTTCGAACCAATCCGAATGAATGATACAATGCACACATTAGCAATTACAGACGACGACCAGCAtcaacaccagcaccagcacttACACATGCACCCTCAAACCCACCAACCGTTGCATTCTCCAAAGATCCGCTCACAGAGCTCATTGAAAGCACTCGCATTCAATCACCCTGAAAGCCCTACATGGTTGCTCAGTGACTTGATCTCAAACTTGAGCTCTTTAAAAGACAGAGACGAACGCTATATTGTACAAATCTCAAACGATCTAGTACACCTATTCCAAACATACCCAAAACTAGAAGATGAAGTACAAATAAGGACAGTGTTACCCAGAATACTGTTTATGTTGTACCACCCAGTATCTGAAGTGCGATCATCTTGCTATCGAATCTTGCGACACTTGATTGTCAGTTATGAGAGTTTAATAATATTGCTTCAACTGAAAATACTCATCTTCATTATCGTTAGTATGTCCAACGATCAGTCTGGACAAACCTTGATTGAAATGGAACAGGCATTGAAATTGGTGAGAAAGTTTTTAACCATCAACAAAGGAGCTGATTTGCTTTCTGTTGGTGTAGTAAAAGCATTGATAGCCATTGTCCAGTGTAATGATCCAGATGACCACAAGGGTTCAACAATAACGTCCAATTATGCAGTTCGCGTGGACACTATCCCAGAAGGGTTTAAGAATGCATGTCTAGAAACTATTTGCGAGATTGCATTGGTAAAACCTGAGTTGGTGTTTCATGGAGGCGGTTTTAAACTAATCATTGACTCTGTGATTGATAGCTCATTTGAAGTATCATCAACTTGCTTATTGATTGTGTTGCGGCTATTGAATTTCCAAAACTCAAGAAAGTTTTTAAGAAATGGGTTTGATCTAGACTCTTTAATAGCCATTTTCTCTACAGACGAATCCCTGGACACGAAAAAAAGCTCGCATTTCTCAGCCAAGATCCGCAAAGCTTCAACTTTTAAATTACAAAAAGTTTCCTTCTTGATATCGGGATTATTAAAGGACTTTAATGGATTAATGGCATTTtcaatcaacaatttcacaAGCATAAACAATTTACTATTGAATTTAAACAAGAGAAACTATAGGGTACAAAATTCGATTCTTGATATCATCCTTGATGCACTACGAATTCAAGTGTTTCCGTGGTTGCAAAGCGGGCCTATTGGTGACTTTGTATCTCGATTTAATGATCTcaaacaactgcaactgcaaaatgaaaaaaggaacCAAAAGCCACATAAACAAATGGTTGGCAATGAACAACACTATTTTCCATTCAAATACGGCAACAAGTGCGAGCCATTTATTGCTGGTATTGTAAATCACTATCAGGGACTACTAGCATACATCTTTATCATCAACGGAGTATTTGACCACCTTTTGAAAATCATCGACGACGAAGAAGCTGACGAAGCTctaaagaagaaagcaaTTTTGTTACTATGCGAACTATACACCATGGCAAATACTTTGATTCCTTTTGACTTGGTTAAATCGCAATTGCAATCTCCCAATTTGGCCTCGCATGCGTTTTTATTTGccacagaaacaaagatGGGCGATACTTTAAAAGACTTGAACCTTTCTACTAAGCACCAGCTTAAAGATATCAATGCTAAAGCACATTTCAACCCCAATGACGATGAGCTTAAGTCTATGATTGCTCGTAGTAAGATCCTAATTGTTAAAGATTTTCAAGAATGGAACTGGAATATTTTACAACAAATTATCGAGGGTCCGTTAACAAACCCCAAGAAATTTGATGAAATACTTGAAAAGACGCCAAAAGTGCTCAAACGATTAATGTCATTTTATCGTCCATTTAAATATAGATTCTCAAACGTTTCCGCAAAAAGCTCGAGGCTCGAAAAGTATATCTCTGTTGGATGTCTATTTTTCAAGACATTGATGAGTACGGGTGTTGGTCTCAAGTATTTGTCAATGAGCAAATTTCTTCCCCAAATGTCTGAGATATTGGCTCAGATAGACCCCTATAGCGGCATATATGCAAATGATGCTATTTTGGGTAAGCGACGGGTCGAAAATACTGCGTCTTTAAATTATTTACAATTTTTAGGTGTTTTGAGTTCCACAGTTGAGGGAGTAAACATTTTAGCAAGTTGGCAAATTTTCACTTCCTTCTATAATATTATTTCCTCAACGGCAACTCTGGAGAGCAATAATTTAATTGTGATAAATTTGTTTAAATATGTAAGTTTCGATGTTGAAGAGTCGCAGTTTAAAAAGTTGTTACAAATGAGCTTAACAGTCTCCAATTTGAGACTTCGACAATACTTGCTGAAACACGTCTTGCCCAAATTGTTTCATACTAATGATTTCGAATCATTTTGCATTGAAATGTCGGTCAATTCATTGTATGATTCTAACTCGGAAATTGTTTCGCGATCCATTGCCCAGCTTTACAAATATTACGAATCAATTGGGTTTGATACAATTGGAGACTTTGCAACTTACCGTCCCCCAGTGCATATTCTTGCCAATGATGAGTTGGGTGCTGATCTCCTTATAAAATGTCTTTCAACTACACGCGGGCTCGTGTACTTGCTGAAAAGAGGATTTATTACTTTTGAACTTGGAAAGTGGATGCAAATTAAAAACTTTAGGTATGCAAGAAAATTAGATTATTTGATAAGACAACAgttttttccatttattGATGCAAGAACGGTTGATCTTTTACTGTACAATGAATATGATAGTAATGAGAATCTTTCCTTGCAGTTTTTCGAAAATTTATTAACAACGCAAGAGGGATTGAATTTCTTATTGGAAGGTTCGGGCAAAAACTTTATTGACCGTTTGATCTCATCTACCGAGATTATATTCAATCAAATCAACCTAGACGACGAGTTTCAGGACATCGATAACCAAGATGAGATACATTCGGAATTACTTTATACGTTAAAGCAAAATTTATGGATAATAGGACAAATTTCATCCGCCAGGTTTGGCATTCAATTATTTACATCACTTGTAAATTCTGGGACAAATTTCAACTCGCAATCCAGCTCAGATTCTAGTCCAGTTTTGAGCTCAGGTTCAATTATTGACATCATAATTGCCAATTTTCATTGTTGCCCTCTTTGGGAAATTCGGGGTCTTTGCTTTTATGTGATTGGTCAAATATCGAAAAACATAGAAGGAGCTAAACTATTGAAGCATGCAGGATGGGTTTCTATGCAAGATGAGTATGGTCAAAGATTAGGTTTAGCATTTCCAAAGCCCAGTCTTGATGATATTGGAATTGAACCTGGGATTGATAAAGCCAATTTGTTTAATGTTGAGATTGTGAATCCATACCGTGACACGCGATACTACTATATCTTCAACAGTCTTCTTGAGAAAAACACTGAAGAAGTATTACTGCCGGTTCAATTGAAGGTTATTAATCATTTACAAGAATTGAATGCTATCCTATCTAAAATTGAACTAAAGTCTCTACGTGAACTTacgaaattgaagaaactgGAACAAAGCATGGAGATTTTTGACGAtatcaatttgtttcttgaagTGGTTAGAACCATCGACAAGGggaatttttcttttcacaAGCGagtatttattttcaaattgtttacTGAAAAAACCAAAGTTATGGAgaatattttgaaaaaggaaagaagaaattcaaTTCGAGCGCAAGTTTAA
- the CHZ1 gene encoding Histone H2A.Z-specific chaperone: MSEREVKQIHEDQEAANAPAGLAQENAQVEETANENGSEDVSSAKKRDPEEDVTKADEPDKKKKKKRRTYDDDDDKEEKDGEEVKGKEAAKEKDSEGKEKVDADDDDEDEEDEEAEVVLGEDDEDDDDDDDEDDDEEYDESRADVGEEDDEEEDELNEIDQSNIISSGRRTRGKQIDFNEAAEKLDRENGLLEEDGEEEN, from the coding sequence ATGTCAGAGAGAGAAGTTAAACAAATTCACGAAGATCAAGAAGCTGCAAATGCGCCAGCTGGTTTAGCCCAAGAGAATGCTCAGGTTGAAGAAACagcaaatgaaaatggtTCTGAGGACGTTTCATCTGctaaaaaaagagatcCAGAAGAGGATGTAACAAAGGCAGATGAGCCagataagaaaaagaagaaaaagagaagaacttacgatgacgatgacgataaggaagaaaaagatggtGAAGAGGTAAAGGGTAAGGAGGCTGCTAAGGAAAAGGACTCTGaagggaaagagaaagtgGATGcggatgatgatgatgaagatgaagaagatgaggaaGCAGAAGTGGTTTTAGGTGAAGAcgatgaggatgatgatgatgatgatgacgaagatgatgacgagGAGTATGATGAGTCTAGAGCCGATGTTGGCGAGGAAgacgatgaagaggaagatgagTTGAATGAAATCGACCAAAGCAACATTATTTCTTCAGGAAGGCGTACCAGAGGCAAACAAATTGATTTCAATGAAGCAGCTGAAAAGTTGGACAGGGAAAATGGACTTTTGGAAGAAGATGGTGAAGAGGAAAACTAA
- the smb1 gene encoding Small nuclear ribonucleoprotein-associated protein B yields MSSKLPINKKTKMSDLINYRLRILTVDNRTYVGSLLSFDKHLNLVLSDTEESRITKKSWIEMKNKSQKEGNTNSLASTQTQASAPAQALNLNLNAPLFPTETEKPKFKPNLTRRHLGLIILRGEQIVSLSIETGPLTDIKTRVSTGKGTSRPLKQPVSKLKKLA; encoded by the exons ATG TCCCTGAAACTACCCAtcaacaaaaagacaaaaatgTCAGATCTTATCAACTATCGTCTAAGGATTTTGACTGTTGACAATCGAACGTATGTTGGTTCACTCTTGTCGTTTGACAAGCACTTGAATCTTGTATTATCTGACACTGAAGAGTCAAGAATCACGAAGAAGAGCTGGATTGAgatgaaaaacaagagcCAGAAAGAGGGCAATACCAATTCGCTAGCCCTGACACAAACACAGGCACTGGCACCGGCACAGGCTTTGAATCTCAACCTTAACGCACCATTATTCCCTACAGAGACCGAGAAACCCAAATTCAAGCCCAACTTAACTAGAAGACACCTAGGTCTAATCATTTTACGGGGCGAACAGATTGTGAGTCTATCGATCGAGACTGGGCCTTTGACAGACATCAAAACAAGGGTGTCCACTGGCAAGGGAACCAGCCGACCTCTAAAGCAACCGGTGAGCAAGTTAAAGAAGCTAGCATAA
- the YPT31 gene encoding Rab GTPase ypt31 (BUSCO:EOG09264HHW): MADNTDDYSYDYEYLYKIVLIGDSGVGKSNLLSRFTRDEFNLESRSTIGVEFATRTLEIDGKRVKAQIWDTAGQERYRAITSAYYRGALGALIVYDIAKTESYESVSRWLKELKEHADANIVIELVGNKSDLDHLRAVPTDEARNFAMENNLLFTEASALSSDNVDLSFHQLLKNIYEMISKHQLDTNEQGGLKAATNGPTISLTPAPKERNRNKNNGGCC; encoded by the coding sequence ATGGCTGATAATACAGACGATTATTCCTACGATTACGAATATCTTTACAAAATAGTGCTTATCGGGGACTCGGGGGTAGGTAAGTCGAATTTACTATCACGATTCACTCGTGATGAGTTCAACTTGGAGAGCAGATCAACTATTGGTGTTGAGTTTGCAACTCGTACATTAGAGATTGATGGTAAGAGGGTCAAGGCACAGATTTGGGATACCGCTGGACAAGAAAGGTATAGGGCCATTACATCCGCATACTATCGAGGTGCTCTTGGTGCATTGATTGTGTACGATATTGCCAAAACTGAGAGTTATGAAAGTGTTAGCCGTTGGTTGAAGGAGTTGAAGGAACATGCTGATGCAAACATTGTTATTGAATTGGTGGGTAACAAATCCGATTTGGACCATTTGCGAGCTGTTCCCACCGACGAAGCCAGGAATTTTGCTATGGAAAACAACCTTTTGTTCACAGAAGCAAGTGCTTTGAGCTCTGATAATGTGGATTTGAGTTTCCACcagttgttgaagaatatATACGAAATGATTTCCAAGCACCAATTGGACACTAACGAACAAGGTGGGTTGAAAGCAGCTACAAATGGACCAACAATTAGTTTGACCCCTGCTccgaaagaaagaaaccgTAATAAAAACAACGGTGGATGTTGTTAG